The proteins below are encoded in one region of Portunus trituberculatus isolate SZX2019 chromosome 17, ASM1759143v1, whole genome shotgun sequence:
- the LOC123504967 gene encoding N-alpha-acetyltransferase 80-like, translated as MKGEEGLRLVTLHSHPEHTEECMKILNDQWPRSRTMRMRSLSTSCDQFPTSLLLLKTTSQGDTEVIGHSRLNTLPREPDAAWIESVVIRRDLRGAGYGRQLMTRTEEYARVSGFTTMYLSTHDQQVFYGKLGYEFCPPVCIYGGSVNKHLIPKHFIPPQLTQGVQALSLKNSVVKDQKQGAPPPATPAPPHPSLPRPPPLPTSSKLTKDHITKMEPSTLTKMYMTKEL; from the exons atgaagggggaggagggccTGAGGCTGGTGACTCTCCATTCCCACCCAGAACACACAGAAGAGTGTATGAAGATCCTCAATGACCAGTGGCCTCGCAGCAGGACCAtgag GATGAGATCACTGAGTACCTCCTGTGACCAGTTCCCGACATCCCTGCTTCTCCTGAAGACTACTTCACAGGGGGACACAGAGGTGATAGGCCACTCCAGGCTTAACACTCTGCCAAGGGAACCTGATGCTGCATGGATCGAGTCTGTCGTCATCAGGCGGGACCTGCGGGGGGCTGGATATGGACGCCAACTTATGACCAGGACAGAGGAATATGCCAGAGTCAGCGGCTTCACCACCATGTACCTGTCAACCCATGACCAGCAGGTGTTTTATGGCAAGCTTGGCTACGAGTTCTGTCCTCCTGTGTGCATCTACGGAGGATCAGTTAACAAGCACCTCATACCAAAGCACTTCATACCACCACAGTTAACTCAGGGAGTTCAAGCACTGTCCCTCAAGAACAGTGTGGTGAAGGACCAGAAGCAAGGTGCCCCTCCCCCAGCCACTCCTGCACCACCACATCCATCCTTGCCTcgtcctccacccctccccacATCCTCAAAATTGACAAAAGATCATATTACAAAAATGGAGCCATCTACTTTGACAAAAATGTATATGACGAAGGAGTTATAA